The following coding sequences are from one Mesorhizobium onobrychidis window:
- the hrcA gene encoding heat-inducible transcriptional repressor HrcA, with protein MTKAVDPGSQSAAVLQSPALQSPALQSLDMRSRDIFRRIVDSYLKDGEPVGSRSLSRILPSSLSPATIRNVMSDLEHLGLIYAPHISAGRLPTQAGLRFFVDAFMELGDLSDEERRTIEAQVRASGSGATLEHLLTEASQMLSGMSRGAGLVLAAKNEVPLKHIEFIQLEPNKALAVLVSQNGDVENRVVDLPAGITVSQLHEASNFLNAHIRGRTLAEARIEIARIKEETKAALDTLSQDLVEKGLAVWAGAESGLPARLIVRGRANLLENVTAQADIELLRHLFEDLETQDGLIQLLDLAEEGSGVRIFIGSENKLFSLSGSSLVVAPYRDKDARVIGALGVIGPTRLNYARIVPMVDYTAQLISRMLR; from the coding sequence ATGACCAAGGCAGTCGATCCCGGTTCCCAGTCGGCGGCAGTGCTCCAGTCGCCCGCGCTTCAATCGCCCGCACTCCAGTCGCTCGACATGCGCTCGCGCGACATCTTTCGGCGCATTGTCGATTCTTATCTGAAGGACGGCGAGCCGGTCGGCTCACGCAGCCTGTCGCGTATCCTGCCGTCGTCGCTGTCGCCCGCCACCATCCGCAACGTGATGAGCGATCTCGAGCATCTCGGCCTGATTTATGCGCCGCATATCTCGGCCGGCCGATTGCCGACCCAGGCCGGCCTGCGCTTCTTCGTCGATGCTTTTATGGAGCTTGGCGACCTCTCCGACGAGGAGCGCCGCACCATCGAGGCGCAGGTACGCGCCTCCGGCTCGGGCGCGACGCTGGAACATCTGCTCACCGAAGCCAGCCAGATGCTGTCCGGCATGTCGCGCGGCGCCGGCCTCGTGCTTGCCGCCAAGAACGAGGTGCCGCTAAAGCACATCGAGTTCATCCAGCTCGAGCCGAACAAGGCGCTGGCCGTGCTGGTGTCGCAGAACGGCGACGTCGAAAATCGCGTCGTCGACCTGCCCGCCGGCATCACCGTCTCGCAATTGCATGAAGCTTCGAACTTCCTCAATGCCCATATCCGTGGCCGCACGCTGGCCGAGGCGCGGATCGAAATCGCCCGCATCAAGGAAGAGACCAAGGCCGCCCTCGACACGCTGTCGCAGGATCTGGTCGAGAAGGGCCTTGCGGTCTGGGCAGGCGCCGAGAGCGGCCTGCCGGCGCGTCTCATCGTGCGCGGCCGCGCCAACCTGCTGGAAAATGTCACCGCGCAGGCCGACATCGAGCTGTTGCGGCATTTGTTCGAGGATCTGGAGACGCAGGACGGGCTGATCCAGCTTCTCGACCTTGCCGAGGAAGGGTCCGGTGTGCGCATCTTCATCGGCTCGGAAAACAAGCTGTTTTCGCTGTCCGGCTCGTCGCTGGTCGTGGCGCCCTATCGCGACAAGGACGCCCGCGTCATCGGCGCGCTCGGCGTCATCGGCCCGACCCGGCTGAACTATGCACGCATCGTGCCGATGGTCGACTATACCGCGCAGCTTATTTCCCGCATGCTGCGATAA
- the rph gene encoding ribonuclease PH, which translates to MRPSKRQFDEMRAISFERGVSKHAEGSCLVKFGDTHVLCTASLEEKVPGWMRNSGKGWVTAEYGMLPRSTGERMRREASAGKQGGRTLEIQRLIGRSLRAVVDLQALGEQQITVDCDVIQADGGTRTASITGGWVALHDCLRWMEARQMASVAKVLKDHVAAISCGIHDGQPVIDLDYLEDSSAGTDANFVMTGKGGIVEIQGTAEGEPFSEEQFTALMELAKKGIQRLVSLQQMAVA; encoded by the coding sequence ATGCGCCCTTCTAAACGCCAATTCGACGAAATGCGCGCCATCTCCTTCGAGCGCGGCGTCTCCAAGCACGCGGAAGGTTCGTGCCTGGTGAAGTTCGGCGACACCCATGTGCTGTGCACGGCCAGCCTCGAGGAAAAAGTGCCGGGCTGGATGCGCAATTCTGGAAAGGGCTGGGTGACGGCGGAATACGGCATGCTGCCGCGCTCGACCGGCGAGCGCATGCGTCGCGAAGCTTCGGCCGGCAAGCAAGGCGGCCGCACACTCGAAATCCAGCGGCTGATCGGCCGTTCGCTGCGCGCCGTGGTCGACCTGCAGGCGCTCGGGGAGCAGCAGATCACCGTCGACTGCGACGTGATCCAGGCCGATGGCGGCACGCGCACCGCGTCGATCACCGGCGGCTGGGTGGCACTCCATGACTGCCTGCGCTGGATGGAAGCCCGGCAGATGGCCAGCGTCGCCAAGGTGCTGAAGGACCATGTCGCGGCTATCTCCTGCGGCATCCATGACGGCCAGCCGGTCATCGACCTCGACTATCTCGAAGACTCCTCGGCCGGCACCGACGCCAACTTCGTCATGACCGGCAAGGGCGGCATCGTCGAGATCCAAGGCACGGCCGAGGGCGAGCCTTTCTCGGAAGAGCAGTTCACGGCGCTGATGGAATTGGCCAAGAAGGGCATCCAGCGACTGGTCAGCCTGCAGCAGATGGCTGTAGCGTAG
- a CDS encoding VOC family protein → MQPSAILESALYVTDLAAAETFYTDVLGLDLLGKVDGRHLFFRCGDGVLLIFNAEATKVPPAPDARLKVPPHGTVGDGHLCFAASADEIVRWSAHLEAKKIAIESEFEWPQGGRSIYIRDPSGNSIEFAEPRIWGL, encoded by the coding sequence ATGCAACCCTCCGCTATCCTTGAGTCAGCGCTATACGTCACAGACCTCGCTGCTGCGGAAACCTTCTACACCGATGTGCTCGGGCTCGATCTGCTGGGCAAGGTCGACGGTAGGCATCTTTTCTTCCGTTGCGGGGACGGCGTGCTGCTCATCTTCAACGCCGAGGCGACCAAGGTGCCGCCGGCGCCCGATGCCAGGCTGAAAGTGCCGCCGCACGGCACCGTCGGCGACGGCCATCTCTGCTTTGCGGCAAGCGCGGACGAGATCGTGCGCTGGAGCGCGCATCTGGAAGCGAAGAAGATTGCCATCGAAAGCGAGTTCGAATGGCCGCAAGGCGGCCGTTCGATCTATATTCGCGACCCTTCCGGCAATTCGATCGAATTCGCCGAGCCAAGAATCTGGGGCCTCTGA
- the rdgB gene encoding RdgB/HAM1 family non-canonical purine NTP pyrophosphatase, with the protein MHSLDGHRIVVASHNAGKLREFADLMAPFGIEAKSAKEYGLPEPDETGTTFEENAYIKAFAAAKATGLPALSDDSGLCVDALGGAPGVYTANWAEAPDGSRDFGMAMQRAEVALQEVGAVAPAQRKGRFVAVICLAFPDGAAEYFRGEVEGTLIWPPRGELGFGYDPVFVPDGFEKTFGEMTAEEKHGWKPGQPTALSHRARAFQKFAQARLDLARSAVK; encoded by the coding sequence ATGCATTCGCTTGATGGGCACAGAATTGTCGTTGCCAGCCATAATGCCGGCAAATTGCGCGAATTCGCCGATCTGATGGCGCCATTCGGCATAGAAGCGAAGTCGGCCAAGGAATACGGCCTGCCGGAGCCGGACGAGACCGGCACCACCTTCGAGGAGAACGCCTATATCAAGGCTTTTGCCGCCGCCAAGGCGACAGGCCTGCCGGCATTGTCGGACGATTCCGGCCTGTGTGTCGATGCGCTGGGCGGAGCGCCCGGCGTCTATACCGCCAATTGGGCCGAGGCGCCGGACGGGTCCCGCGATTTCGGCATGGCGATGCAGCGAGCGGAAGTGGCGTTGCAGGAAGTCGGCGCGGTCGCGCCTGCGCAGCGCAAGGGCCGCTTCGTCGCCGTCATCTGCCTGGCCTTTCCCGACGGCGCGGCCGAATATTTCCGCGGCGAGGTCGAGGGCACGCTGATATGGCCGCCGCGCGGCGAACTCGGCTTCGGCTACGATCCGGTGTTCGTGCCGGACGGTTTCGAAAAGACCTTCGGCGAGATGACTGCAGAGGAAAAACATGGCTGGAAGCCCGGCCAGCCGACGGCGTTGTCGCACCGCGCCCGCGCCTTCCAGAAATTCGCGCAAGCCAGACTGGATTTGGCACGATCGGCCGTGAAATGA
- the hemW gene encoding radical SAM family heme chaperone HemW gives MTMLLDRSPGFGVYVHWPFCAAKCPYCDFNSHVRHQPVDQERFARAFETELATMRNRTGPREVTSIFLGGGTPSLMKPETVATVLDAVAKNWTVPAGIEVTLEANPSSVEAERFRGYRAAGVNRVSLGVQALNDKDLRFLGRLHNVDEALHAIGLAREIFPRLSFDLIYARPGQTPEAWQAELEQAIGHAADHLSLYQLTIEEGTPFHALHAAKKFVIPDNDHAADLYALTQEITAAHGLPAYEISNHARSGAESRHNLTYWRYGEYVGVGPGAHGRFVENGRRVVTIAERMPETWVNLVEAKGHGVTGGEILTRSEEADEFLLMGLRLAEGIDLSRYEAFSGRGLSTARLSVLQGEGLVAPIGNARLRATPAGMIVLDAVVADLAR, from the coding sequence ATGACCATGCTGCTCGACCGCAGCCCCGGCTTCGGCGTTTACGTCCACTGGCCGTTCTGCGCGGCCAAGTGCCCCTATTGCGACTTCAACAGCCATGTCCGCCACCAGCCGGTCGACCAGGAGCGTTTTGCGCGCGCCTTCGAGACCGAGCTTGCGACAATGCGCAACCGCACCGGACCGCGCGAGGTGACCAGCATTTTTCTCGGCGGCGGCACGCCATCGCTGATGAAGCCGGAAACCGTGGCGACGGTGCTGGACGCGGTGGCGAAGAACTGGACGGTGCCCGCCGGCATCGAGGTGACGCTGGAAGCCAACCCCTCCTCGGTCGAGGCCGAGCGCTTTCGCGGCTACCGGGCGGCGGGCGTTAACCGCGTGTCGCTCGGCGTGCAGGCGCTGAACGACAAGGATCTGCGCTTCCTCGGCCGTTTGCACAATGTCGATGAAGCACTGCATGCGATCGGCCTGGCGCGCGAGATCTTTCCGCGGCTGTCCTTCGACCTGATCTATGCACGGCCCGGCCAGACGCCGGAAGCGTGGCAGGCGGAGCTGGAACAGGCGATCGGGCATGCCGCCGACCATCTGTCGCTCTACCAGCTGACCATCGAGGAAGGCACGCCGTTCCACGCGCTGCATGCGGCAAAGAAGTTCGTCATTCCCGACAACGACCATGCCGCCGATCTCTATGCGCTGACGCAGGAGATCACCGCCGCACACGGGCTGCCGGCGTACGAGATTTCCAACCACGCCAGATCAGGTGCAGAAAGCCGGCACAATCTCACCTATTGGCGCTATGGCGAATATGTCGGCGTCGGTCCCGGCGCGCATGGCCGCTTCGTCGAAAACGGCCGCCGCGTGGTGACGATCGCCGAAAGAATGCCGGAAACCTGGGTCAATCTGGTCGAGGCCAAGGGCCACGGCGTCACCGGCGGCGAGATCCTGACGCGCTCTGAGGAGGCCGACGAGTTCCTGCTGATGGGGCTGAGGCTGGCCGAGGGCATCGATCTCTCGCGCTACGAGGCGTTTTCCGGCCGCGGCCTGTCGACGGCGCGGCTGTCGGTACTGCAGGGCGAGGGGCTGGTGGCGCCGATCGGCAATGCCCGCCTGCGCGCCACGCCGGCCGGCATGATCGTGCTCGATGCGGTGGTGGCGGATTTGGCGCGGTAG
- the rsmI gene encoding 16S rRNA (cytidine(1402)-2'-O)-methyltransferase: protein MTGELARRSYVIGQTEIPARPLAPALYLVATPIGNLADITLRALETLAAADIVACEDTRVSRVLLDRYGIRRRTTAYHEHNAAEAGPKLIAALLAGQSVALISDAGTPLISDPGYRLVGEALDQGIRVVPIPGPSAPLAALTASGLPSDAFLFAGFLPVKTGQRLARLEALKAVPATLIFFESPRRLAETLSAMVEALGGARKAAIGRELTKTFEEMRTGTLQSLADHYAAADTPKGEIVICVGPSEATADEPADIDRLLLSLAAEMPASKAAAEAAKMTGGQKQALYRRLLELKDTGKEGDTGKDGDG from the coding sequence GTGACCGGCGAGTTGGCAAGACGCAGCTATGTGATCGGCCAGACCGAAATACCAGCCCGGCCGCTCGCGCCGGCGCTCTACCTGGTGGCGACGCCGATCGGCAATCTCGCCGATATCACATTACGCGCGCTTGAAACGCTCGCCGCCGCCGATATCGTTGCCTGCGAGGACACGCGTGTCAGCCGCGTGCTGCTCGACCGCTACGGCATCCGCCGCCGCACCACTGCCTATCACGAGCACAATGCCGCCGAGGCCGGCCCAAAACTGATCGCAGCCTTGCTGGCCGGGCAGAGCGTGGCGCTGATCTCGGACGCCGGCACGCCGCTGATCTCCGATCCCGGCTACCGATTGGTCGGCGAGGCGCTTGACCAGGGCATTCGCGTCGTGCCGATCCCCGGCCCGTCGGCGCCGCTTGCGGCGCTGACGGCGTCAGGCCTGCCCTCCGACGCCTTTCTGTTTGCCGGCTTCCTGCCGGTGAAGACTGGACAGCGGCTGGCGCGGCTGGAAGCGCTGAAAGCGGTGCCGGCGACGCTGATATTCTTCGAATCGCCGCGACGGCTGGCCGAGACGCTCAGTGCCATGGTCGAGGCGCTGGGGGGCGCCCGCAAGGCCGCGATCGGCCGCGAGCTGACCAAGACCTTCGAGGAAATGCGGACCGGCACCTTGCAGTCGCTCGCCGATCATTACGCGGCCGCCGACACGCCGAAGGGCGAGATCGTCATCTGCGTCGGCCCGTCGGAAGCAACGGCCGACGAACCAGCCGACATCGACCGGCTTCTGCTTTCGCTTGCCGCCGAGATGCCGGCCTCCAAGGCGGCGGCGGAAGCCGCCAAGATGACCGGCGGACAGAAGCAGGCGCTTTACCGGCGGCTGCTCGAACTCAAGGATACTGGGAAAGAGGGCGACACCGGGAAAGACGGCGATGGCTGA
- a CDS encoding YraN family protein, producing MAERPVASRQRAYRRGHRSEWLAAAALMVKGYRILARRHRTRFGEIDLIARRGDLVLIVEVKARRTLMEAMEAIAYESERRIESAADLWLSRQSDYERLSVRFDMVAVLPWRWPVHVENVFYGRN from the coding sequence ATGGCTGAACGCCCGGTCGCCAGCCGCCAGCGGGCCTATCGGCGCGGCCACCGCAGCGAGTGGCTGGCGGCTGCGGCATTGATGGTGAAGGGCTACCGGATCCTGGCGCGCCGCCACCGCACGCGGTTCGGCGAGATCGACCTGATCGCGCGGCGCGGCGACCTGGTGCTGATCGTCGAGGTGAAGGCGCGCCGCACACTGATGGAAGCGATGGAGGCTATCGCTTACGAATCGGAGCGCCGCATCGAAAGCGCCGCCGATCTCTGGCTGTCGCGCCAATCCGACTATGAAAGATTGTCGGTGCGCTTCGACATGGTCGCGGTGCTGCCGTGGCGCTGGCCGGTGCATGTCGAGAATGTTTTTTACGGGCGGAACTAA
- a CDS encoding winged helix-turn-helix domain-containing protein — MNLISQPSLVLNGVEFDFDAGLLHGEHGEDVPLRPQSLAVLKHLVANANRVVTKEELLDTVWPGIAVTENSLSQCISEIRKAIGDEKQSLLKTVARRGYRFVPETEAPGIPHDRYPQIYGTGSPDPREIKGRRGLMFVTAVLATVAAVAVFIWSPTFDTEVPTSLSIAVLPFANLSEAEEQAYLANGFADDLTTELARVPGLFVVSRNAARAYRNSGLPPAKIAKELGVRYLLEGSVRRLGDEVRINAHLVDATTVGQIWAERFEGPFTDVFKLQDQVTGQIVAALQLKLVPGKANLAVSGDTDDPEAYQAFRRAIEARRTDTPSGTVEASGYLRQALALDADFGAAAAELAWLHWDADEVRRQALGLSWTEIDDELYGSLAIAAGNPSPGYYQLNSELLVREHRSDEAVAALQKAIALDPSDSWTYEGLSQALNFNGRPAEGRTFLDAALRVDPGWTEWRHYQAGLAAFGQGRYEEAVAQLEQVDVRSPNPWTKFYGLHVLVAALAHLDRLPEAASALEQLRSVLSERQEGQPNLLIAQQFFVYKQPEDIARLLDGLRKAGVSELPTGMEPGSAERMNGIDIGNLIFGHELTGRQILPNVSAYHAVIAADGSVTRTVGAEVVTGRMWVQGDSLCSAYPRKLTGCAAVFRNLRGTSGATNEYILLSRFKRYEFSVTK, encoded by the coding sequence TTGAACCTAATCAGTCAGCCGAGCCTTGTTCTAAACGGTGTCGAGTTCGACTTCGACGCCGGTCTCCTGCACGGCGAGCATGGTGAAGATGTCCCGCTGAGGCCTCAATCGCTCGCGGTTCTGAAGCATCTGGTCGCCAACGCCAACCGTGTTGTGACCAAGGAGGAGCTCCTGGACACCGTCTGGCCCGGCATCGCGGTGACGGAAAACAGCCTTTCCCAGTGCATCAGCGAAATCAGGAAAGCCATCGGCGACGAGAAGCAGAGCCTGCTAAAGACAGTCGCGCGACGGGGATATCGCTTTGTCCCCGAAACCGAAGCGCCCGGCATACCTCACGATCGCTACCCGCAGATTTACGGCACTGGCTCTCCTGACCCGCGCGAGATTAAGGGCAGGCGCGGCCTGATGTTTGTAACCGCTGTACTGGCAACCGTTGCCGCAGTCGCGGTGTTCATCTGGAGCCCCACATTTGACACGGAAGTGCCGACCTCCCTCTCGATCGCGGTTCTGCCGTTCGCAAACCTCAGCGAAGCCGAGGAGCAGGCCTATCTTGCCAACGGTTTCGCGGACGATCTGACGACAGAACTGGCGCGCGTTCCCGGCCTGTTCGTCGTCTCGCGCAATGCCGCGCGTGCATATCGCAACAGCGGTCTGCCGCCGGCGAAGATCGCGAAAGAGCTCGGCGTCCGCTACCTGCTGGAGGGCTCCGTTCGACGTCTCGGCGATGAAGTGCGCATCAATGCGCACTTGGTCGATGCCACGACGGTTGGCCAGATCTGGGCCGAGCGGTTCGAAGGTCCATTCACCGATGTGTTCAAGCTCCAGGATCAGGTGACCGGTCAGATTGTCGCCGCGCTGCAGCTAAAGCTCGTCCCGGGAAAAGCAAACCTGGCCGTGTCCGGCGATACTGACGATCCGGAAGCTTACCAGGCTTTTCGGCGCGCTATCGAGGCGCGACGAACGGATACACCATCAGGCACGGTGGAAGCATCTGGCTACCTACGCCAGGCCTTGGCGCTGGATGCCGATTTCGGCGCGGCGGCCGCGGAATTGGCGTGGCTCCACTGGGATGCCGACGAGGTAAGGAGACAAGCTCTCGGACTCAGTTGGACCGAAATTGACGACGAGCTCTACGGCAGTCTGGCCATCGCTGCCGGAAATCCGTCTCCCGGTTACTATCAGCTGAATTCCGAGCTTCTGGTCCGGGAGCATAGGTCCGACGAGGCGGTGGCTGCCCTGCAAAAGGCGATAGCGCTCGACCCAAGCGATTCCTGGACCTACGAAGGGCTGAGCCAGGCCCTCAACTTCAACGGCAGGCCGGCCGAGGGGCGAACCTTTCTCGATGCGGCCTTACGCGTCGATCCCGGATGGACGGAGTGGCGACACTACCAGGCTGGCTTGGCGGCGTTCGGTCAAGGCCGCTACGAGGAGGCGGTCGCGCAGCTTGAGCAGGTCGATGTCCGCTCGCCCAATCCGTGGACGAAGTTCTACGGCCTGCATGTTCTTGTCGCGGCGCTTGCGCATCTCGATCGCCTGCCGGAAGCGGCCTCTGCCCTGGAGCAGCTCCGAAGCGTGCTGTCGGAAAGGCAGGAGGGGCAGCCGAACCTGCTAATCGCGCAGCAGTTCTTCGTCTACAAGCAACCGGAGGACATCGCTCGCCTGCTCGACGGCTTGAGGAAGGCGGGGGTTTCCGAGCTTCCCACCGGAATGGAACCGGGATCCGCTGAACGGATGAACGGCATCGACATCGGCAATCTCATATTCGGACACGAGTTGACGGGACGCCAGATTCTGCCCAATGTCTCAGCCTACCATGCTGTGATTGCGGCAGACGGCAGCGTGACCAGAACAGTTGGTGCGGAGGTCGTGACCGGTCGGATGTGGGTGCAGGGCGACAGCCTGTGCAGCGCCTATCCGCGTAAGCTGACGGGCTGTGCCGCTGTGTTCCGCAACCTGAGAGGCACATCTGGAGCCACAAACGAATACATCCTTCTGTCTCGCTTCAAGCGTTACGAATTCTCGGTGACGAAGTAG
- a CDS encoding LysR family transcriptional regulator, which yields MEMHEIRYFLAASETLNFHRAADLVHVGQPALTRAIQKLEAELGGYLFHREKTRVRLTDFGCLMRTHLDEVFQRSETAKRTARSFLSLETASLTLGVMCTIGPLRFIGFLNAFRERYPGIEVTVIEGPASHLTDLLTEGKLDVALLARPEPFDHGLKADPVYRERFGLAFSTGHPFEMRNTLHLTDVRGEAYLERINCEYGDHIDGLCRNIGFDIRSAFRSEREDWILAMIAAGMGVCFIAEYSASHPGVCHRPVVDPEIIREVSLVSVADRLPSPVVSAFAKAVKEHDWQTVQ from the coding sequence ATGGAGATGCACGAAATCCGCTATTTTCTGGCGGCCAGCGAGACTCTCAACTTTCATCGCGCGGCGGATCTCGTTCACGTCGGCCAGCCTGCGCTGACGCGGGCCATACAGAAGCTGGAGGCGGAACTTGGCGGTTATCTTTTCCACCGCGAGAAAACCCGCGTCCGGCTCACCGATTTTGGCTGTCTGATGCGGACCCATCTGGACGAAGTATTCCAGCGTTCGGAGACTGCGAAGAGGACGGCCAGGAGTTTCCTCTCTCTGGAAACCGCGTCGCTGACGCTCGGTGTGATGTGCACCATAGGCCCGCTGCGCTTCATCGGTTTCCTCAATGCTTTTCGAGAGCGCTATCCAGGCATAGAAGTGACAGTGATCGAGGGCCCAGCAAGCCATCTCACCGACCTTCTGACCGAGGGCAAGCTTGACGTCGCCCTGCTGGCCAGGCCTGAACCATTCGACCATGGTCTGAAGGCGGATCCTGTTTACCGGGAGCGCTTCGGACTCGCCTTCTCGACCGGCCATCCTTTCGAGATGCGCAATACGCTTCATCTTACCGACGTTCGCGGCGAAGCCTATCTTGAGCGCATCAATTGCGAATATGGCGATCACATAGACGGGCTCTGCCGGAATATCGGCTTCGATATCCGCAGCGCCTTTCGCAGCGAGCGCGAGGATTGGATTCTGGCGATGATCGCTGCGGGCATGGGCGTCTGCTTCATCGCGGAGTACTCGGCCAGCCATCCCGGTGTCTGTCACAGGCCCGTCGTCGACCCTGAAATCATACGCGAGGTGTCGCTCGTTTCAGTGGCCGACCGCTTGCCTTCACCTGTTGTCTCGGCTTTTGCCAAGGCGGTGAAGGAGCACGACTGGCAAACGGTCCAATAG
- a CDS encoding class I SAM-dependent methyltransferase, producing MSEASQEKLDAFLGKMVGDLGAIATGAGVLLGDRLGLFKALREGGKMTAAELSTRTGTQERLVREWLSGQAAAGYVDYDEANDEFYLNAEQELVFADEDSPAFMAGAFEVLSALWLDEEKVRQAFQSGKGVAWHDHSACLFRGTERFFRPGYNANLIGSWLPALEGVVEKLERGAKVADVGCGHGASTVLMARAFPNSRFVGFDYHAPSIERARKAAEEAGVGANARFEVAAAKTYPGTYDLVAFFDCLHDMGDPAGAATHVHRSLKPDGTWMIVEPFAHDHLAANLNPVGRVYYAASTFVCTPASLSQEVGLGLGAQAGEARLRKVVTGGGFKRFRRAAETPFNMVLEARP from the coding sequence ATGTCTGAAGCGAGTCAGGAAAAGTTGGACGCATTCTTGGGGAAGATGGTCGGCGATCTCGGTGCGATCGCTACGGGCGCGGGGGTCTTGCTGGGAGACAGACTCGGCCTGTTCAAGGCATTGCGCGAAGGCGGCAAGATGACGGCCGCCGAACTTTCGACACGCACCGGCACCCAGGAACGCCTTGTAAGGGAATGGCTTTCCGGGCAGGCGGCTGCGGGCTACGTCGACTACGATGAAGCCAACGACGAGTTCTATCTCAATGCCGAGCAGGAGCTGGTGTTCGCCGATGAAGATAGCCCGGCCTTCATGGCTGGCGCATTCGAGGTTCTATCCGCGCTGTGGCTCGATGAAGAAAAGGTGAGGCAGGCATTCCAGTCCGGCAAGGGCGTTGCATGGCACGATCATAGCGCATGTCTGTTTCGCGGCACGGAACGGTTCTTCCGTCCAGGCTATAATGCCAATCTGATCGGCTCCTGGCTGCCGGCTCTGGAGGGCGTCGTCGAGAAGCTCGAACGCGGCGCGAAGGTCGCGGATGTCGGATGCGGTCATGGCGCATCGACCGTGCTCATGGCACGTGCTTTCCCCAATTCGCGCTTCGTCGGCTTCGACTATCACGCCCCTTCCATCGAGCGCGCCCGCAAGGCCGCCGAGGAAGCCGGCGTCGGCGCCAACGCGCGCTTCGAGGTCGCGGCCGCCAAGACCTATCCCGGCACCTATGACCTCGTCGCTTTCTTCGATTGCCTTCACGACATGGGCGACCCAGCCGGCGCCGCCACCCATGTCCACAGGTCGCTCAAGCCGGATGGCACGTGGATGATCGTCGAGCCGTTCGCGCATGATCATCTAGCGGCGAACCTCAATCCCGTCGGACGCGTCTACTATGCCGCTTCCACGTTCGTGTGCACGCCCGCGTCGCTGTCGCAGGAAGTCGGGCTCGGGCTTGGCGCCCAGGCCGGCGAGGCGAGGCTACGCAAGGTGGTGACCGGCGGCGGCTTCAAGCGATTCCGTCGCGCCGCGGAGACGCCGTTCAACATGGTGCTGGAGGCCCGCCCCTAG
- a CDS encoding antibiotic biosynthesis monooxygenase, translating to MTAYNVVRFRPKPGKEQAFIEAHENISLDATGFRKGALIKTGDRTFCMIGEWKDMDRRAAARALHDRHSRQVP from the coding sequence ATGACTGCCTACAACGTAGTCCGCTTTCGTCCGAAGCCAGGCAAGGAACAGGCCTTCATCGAGGCGCATGAGAATATCTCCCTTGACGCGACGGGCTTTCGTAAGGGCGCCTTGATCAAGACCGGCGACCGCACATTCTGTATGATCGGCGAGTGGAAGGACATGGACCGCCGCGCCGCCGCGCGGGCCCTCCATGATCGCCATTCTCGACAGGTTCCGTGA
- a CDS encoding undecaprenyl-diphosphate phosphatase yields MESQTIVEALLLGMIEGMTEFIPVSSTGHILLAGHFLGFHSTGKAFEILIQLGAILAILSVYFHRLWQMLIDLPRDRVTRHFVLGILVAFLPAAVIGALAHGFIKTVLFESPRLICVMLIIGGLVLLWVDRFKPKPLYHDVERFPLRLYLQIGLFQCLSLIPGTSRSGSTIVGALLLGVDKRAAAEFSFFLAMPTMVGAFAFDLFKNRNVLTSADLPVIAAGFIAAFVAALIVVRFLLNYVSRHGYSLFGWWRLVIGTVGLAALFVWG; encoded by the coding sequence ATGGAAAGCCAGACCATCGTCGAAGCGCTGCTGCTCGGGATGATCGAGGGCATGACTGAGTTCATTCCGGTCTCGTCAACCGGCCATATCCTGCTTGCCGGCCATTTTCTCGGCTTCCATTCGACCGGCAAGGCCTTCGAGATCCTGATCCAGCTCGGCGCCATACTGGCTATCCTCAGCGTCTATTTCCATCGTCTGTGGCAGATGCTGATTGATCTGCCGCGTGATCGGGTGACGCGGCATTTCGTCCTCGGCATCCTCGTCGCCTTCCTGCCGGCGGCCGTCATCGGCGCGCTGGCGCATGGCTTCATCAAGACGGTGCTGTTTGAATCGCCGAGGCTGATCTGCGTCATGCTGATCATCGGCGGCCTGGTCCTGCTGTGGGTGGATCGCTTCAAGCCGAAGCCGCTCTACCATGACGTCGAGCGGTTTCCGCTCAGGCTCTATCTGCAGATCGGACTGTTCCAGTGCCTTTCGCTGATCCCCGGCACGTCGCGCTCCGGCTCGACGATCGTCGGCGCGCTGCTTCTGGGCGTCGACAAACGGGCGGCTGCGGAATTCTCCTTCTTCCTCGCCATGCCGACGATGGTCGGCGCCTTCGCCTTCGACCTCTTCAAGAACCGCAATGTGCTGACCAGCGCCGATCTGCCGGTCATCGCCGCCGGTTTCATCGCGGCCTTCGTCGCGGCGCTTATCGTCGTGCGCTTCCTGCTCAACTACGTCTCGCGCCACGGCTATTCGCTGTTCGGCTGGTGGCGGCTGGTCATTGGCACCGTCGGCCTGGCGGCGCTGTTCGTCTGGGGGTGA